One region of Spiroplasma endosymbiont of Asaphidion curtum genomic DNA includes:
- a CDS encoding IS30 family transposase: MGYKHLGIYERIYIENQLKFKVKISEIAKNLNRSISTIIREVNRNKDSNHYFSLIAQNKAENRKQSHVYFHKFKNRELVKYVQQKLLLGWSPEQIYGRIKNFHKEWIISFKTIYNWIYSGLLEKVTNKNLRRKGKKRKSQENRGKFNGKSIKERNINVNNRITVGHWEGDTVVSSRGKSKSCLITLVERTSRFTLAMLVENRTTKVVNENISHYLSILPNNLVKTITFDRGKEFSNWQQLEKNLNVKIYFANAYSPWQRGTNENTNGLIREKFPKKFNFSNTTKNAVHKFILSLNQRPRKILNYLSPIEYLVRKII; this comes from the coding sequence ATGGGTTACAAACATCTTGGCATATATGAAAGAATTTATATTGAGAATCAATTGAAGTTTAAAGTAAAAATTAGTGAAATAGCTAAAAATCTTAATCGAAGTATTAGTACTATTATTCGAGAAGTCAATAGAAATAAAGATAGTAATCATTATTTTTCATTAATTGCACAAAATAAAGCAGAAAACAGAAAACAATCACATGTTTATTTTCATAAGTTTAAAAATAGAGAATTAGTAAAATATGTACAACAAAAATTACTATTAGGTTGATCGCCTGAACAAATTTATGGCAGAATTAAAAATTTTCATAAAGAATGAATTATTAGTTTTAAAACAATTTACAATTGAATTTATTCTGGATTACTTGAAAAAGTTACTAATAAAAATTTAAGAAGAAAAGGTAAGAAACGAAAATCTCAAGAAAATCGCGGTAAATTTAATGGTAAATCAATTAAAGAACGAAATATTAATGTTAATAATCGTATAACTGTTGGTCATTGAGAAGGTGATACTGTAGTATCATCACGAGGTAAAAGTAAATCATGTTTAATAACTTTAGTTGAAAGAACATCAAGATTTACTTTAGCAATGTTAGTTGAAAATAGAACTACTAAAGTTGTTAACGAAAACATTAGCCATTATTTATCAATTCTTCCAAATAATCTTGTTAAGACTATAACATTTGATAGGGGTAAAGAATTTTCTAATTGACAACAACTTGAAAAAAATTTAAATGTGAAAATTTATTTTGCTAATGCGTATTCGCCTTGACAAAGAGGTACTAATGAAAATACTAATGGTTTAATTAGAGAAAAATTTCCTAAAAAATTTAATTTTTCAAATACTACTAAAAATGCAGTTCATAAATTTATATTGTCTTTAAACCAAAGACCAAGAAAAATACTAAATTATCTTTCACCAATCGAATATTTGGTTAGAAAAATAATTTAG
- the gatB gene encoding Asp-tRNA(Asn)/Glu-tRNA(Gln) amidotransferase subunit GatB, with the protein MMKLQPVIGIEIHIELKTKTKMFSNSPVTFANIPNSQVNEIDLGYPGSLPSINKQAVVLAIRACQALNMTINPVLSFDRKNYFYPDLPKGYQITQQNNPIGSNGKLTITSNNMQQDILITRLHLEEDTAKQIHLDNITLLDYNRAGIGLIEIVSEPVIYDVETAINYIETLRKTLLHLGVSNAKMSEGSFRCDINISLRPIESKEFFKRVEVKNLNSLNNVKRAIEFEIKRQTDLINQGTPLKGNETRRFDEKTKTTILMRSKESTVDYKYFPEPNIVPIILEQHWIEEIINTSPESYPQKQARYVETYGLHINEVNVLLQDIELTNFFEKTIEHTKHYRLVLNMLIGDISAYLKQKDGSLLDTQLTPINLAYMVNILERKEISQRQAKILLLHLLENNMSVEQSIKQLNLQQINDEKIIRSLIKPFILENLQILKDYHSRPERVLKFYMGHLMKVTKGQVNPEIGQRIIEEIISENISK; encoded by the coding sequence ATAATGAAATTACAACCTGTTATTGGAATTGAAATTCATATTGAATTAAAAACAAAAACAAAGATGTTTTCTAATAGTCCGGTAACATTTGCTAATATTCCTAATAGTCAAGTAAATGAAATTGATTTAGGTTATCCGGGAAGTTTACCTTCTATTAATAAACAAGCAGTAGTATTAGCTATTAGAGCGTGTCAAGCGTTAAATATGACGATTAATCCAGTATTATCATTTGATCGTAAGAATTATTTTTATCCCGATTTACCTAAAGGATATCAAATAACGCAACAAAATAATCCAATTGGTAGTAATGGTAAATTAACGATTACTTCTAATAATATGCAACAAGATATTTTGATTACGCGGTTGCATTTAGAAGAAGATACAGCTAAACAAATTCATTTAGATAATATTACTTTATTAGATTATAATCGGGCTGGAATTGGTTTAATTGAGATTGTTAGTGAACCTGTTATTTATGATGTTGAAACGGCAATTAATTATATTGAAACATTGCGTAAGACATTATTACATTTAGGGGTTAGTAATGCTAAAATGAGTGAAGGTTCATTTCGTTGTGATATTAATATTTCTTTACGACCGATAGAAAGTAAGGAATTTTTTAAACGCGTGGAAGTTAAAAATTTAAATTCTTTAAATAATGTTAAAAGAGCGATTGAATTTGAAATTAAACGACAAACTGATTTAATTAATCAAGGAACGCCTTTAAAGGGTAATGAAACACGAAGATTTGATGAAAAAACAAAAACAACGATTTTAATGCGTTCTAAAGAATCAACGGTTGATTATAAGTATTTTCCAGAACCAAATATAGTTCCGATTATTTTAGAACAACATTGAATTGAAGAGATTATTAATACTAGTCCAGAGTCGTATCCGCAAAAACAAGCTCGTTATGTAGAAACATATGGTTTGCATATTAATGAAGTTAATGTTTTGTTACAAGATATTGAATTAACTAATTTTTTTGAAAAGACAATTGAACATACTAAACATTATCGTTTGGTATTAAATATGCTTATTGGTGATATTAGTGCTTATTTAAAACAAAAAGATGGTTCTTTATTAGATACCCAGTTAACACCAATTAATTTGGCATATATGGTTAATATTTTAGAACGAAAGGAAATATCGCAAAGACAAGCGAAGATATTGTTATTACATTTACTAGAAAATAATATGAGTGTTGAACAGAGTATTAAACAACTTAACTTACAACAAATAAATGATGAAAAGATAATTAGGAGTTTAATTAAACCGTTTATTTTGGAAAACCTACAAATATTGAAAGATTATCATTCTCGTCCTGAGAGGGTGTTAAAGTTTTATATGGGACACTTAATGAAAGTTACTAAGGGACAAGTTAATCCTGAAATAGGACAAAGGATTATTGAAGAAATAATTTCTGAAAACATTAGTAAATAA
- the ligA gene encoding NAD-dependent DNA ligase LigA, with the protein MNEKLAKKEILRLRKLIEQWNNEYYLENKPSVSDEYYDAKMWNLQQLENDFPQFLSKNSPTQSVSGKVAYGFNKVQHNYPMLSLNNAFTEEDLINFDNQIKSLTGQESIEYLCELKIDGLSVSLQYDNGFLISAATRGDGITGENVTDNVKTIANIPQKIKLVNKLLVRGEVFLAKSDFNDLNELRSKEKMPGFANPRNAAAGSLRQLDANITASRNLKVFLYYYVNGQENGMKTQEEVLVTLKKLGFPINNEYRLCNSITEVWEYIKEYDLKRKQLDYDTDGIVIKINDLSLYNIIGQTSKSPKWAIAYKYAGIVVTTKLLDIFASIGRTGKVTYNAKLEPVNLQGTVVKAATLHNADYIINRDIRIDDIVLIKKAGDIIPEVINPVLKLRKEENEPWKLIEYCPNCNSKLENSVLEVDQYCININCSQRIVRSLIHYCSRRAMDISGVSEKIIIRLYQLGWLKKVSDLYLLENRKQDIIALDNFGEKSFNNMIKAINRSKMKSLQHLLFGLGIRHIGEKTALQLAKNYKDIDNLLKTKSEQLEMIYDIGAVIIESLIDWFSHQENLQLIKDLKIYGVNMKYFPIANDNENNPFFHKTIVITGTFSKPRSYYVEELQGLNANITNTISKNTDYLLVGSNAGSKLENAKKFNVKILTVAEYEQLKEGV; encoded by the coding sequence ATGAATGAAAAATTAGCAAAAAAGGAAATTTTGCGATTAAGAAAATTAATTGAGCAGTGAAATAATGAGTATTATTTAGAAAATAAACCATCAGTTAGTGATGAATACTATGATGCGAAGATGTGAAATTTACAACAATTAGAAAATGATTTTCCGCAGTTTTTAAGCAAAAATTCACCAACACAATCTGTTAGTGGTAAAGTAGCTTATGGTTTTAATAAAGTTCAGCATAATTATCCAATGTTAAGTTTAAATAATGCTTTTACTGAAGAAGATTTAATTAATTTTGATAATCAGATAAAATCTTTAACTGGTCAAGAAAGTATTGAATATCTTTGTGAATTAAAAATTGATGGTTTGTCGGTTTCGTTGCAGTATGATAATGGTTTTTTAATATCAGCAGCCACCAGAGGTGATGGTATTACTGGTGAAAATGTTACTGATAATGTTAAAACAATTGCTAATATTCCGCAAAAGATTAAATTAGTAAATAAGTTGTTAGTGCGTGGTGAAGTATTTTTAGCTAAAAGTGATTTTAATGATTTAAATGAATTGCGTTCTAAAGAAAAAATGCCAGGATTTGCTAATCCGCGTAATGCTGCTGCTGGTAGTTTGCGCCAATTAGATGCAAACATTACGGCAAGTCGTAATTTAAAAGTTTTTTTATACTATTATGTTAATGGTCAAGAAAATGGGATGAAAACCCAAGAGGAAGTTTTAGTTACATTAAAAAAATTAGGTTTTCCAATTAATAATGAATATCGTTTATGCAATAGTATTACTGAAGTATGAGAATATATAAAAGAATATGACCTTAAAAGAAAACAATTAGATTATGATACTGATGGCATTGTAATTAAAATTAATGATTTATCATTATATAATATCATTGGACAAACAAGTAAAAGTCCTAAATGAGCAATAGCATATAAATATGCTGGTATTGTGGTAACGACTAAATTACTAGATATCTTTGCATCAATTGGAAGAACGGGTAAAGTAACATATAATGCTAAACTAGAGCCAGTAAATTTACAAGGAACAGTTGTTAAGGCGGCGACATTGCATAATGCTGATTATATTATTAATCGTGATATTCGGATTGATGATATTGTATTAATTAAAAAAGCTGGTGATATTATTCCTGAAGTTATTAATCCAGTTTTAAAGTTAAGAAAAGAAGAAAATGAACCTTGAAAATTAATTGAATATTGTCCAAATTGTAATAGTAAATTAGAAAATTCTGTTTTGGAAGTTGATCAGTATTGTATTAATATTAATTGTTCTCAAAGAATTGTTCGTTCATTAATACATTATTGTTCAAGAAGAGCAATGGATATTAGTGGTGTTAGTGAGAAAATAATTATTCGGTTGTATCAATTAGGTTGATTAAAAAAAGTTAGTGATTTATATTTATTGGAAAATAGGAAACAAGATATTATTGCTTTAGATAATTTTGGTGAAAAATCATTTAATAATATGATTAAGGCAATTAATCGTTCAAAGATGAAGTCATTGCAACATTTGTTATTTGGTTTAGGAATTCGTCATATTGGTGAGAAAACTGCTTTACAGTTAGCAAAAAATTATAAAGATATTGATAATTTACTTAAAACTAAAAGTGAGCAGTTAGAAATGATTTATGATATTGGTGCGGTCATTATTGAAAGTCTTATTGATTGGTTTTCGCATCAAGAAAATTTACAATTAATTAAGGATTTAAAAATTTATGGTGTTAATATGAAATATTTTCCAATAGCAAATGATAATGAAAATAATCCTTTTTTTCATAAAACGATTGTGATTACGGGAACATTCTCAAAACCAAGAAGTTATTATGTTGAAGAATTACAAGGATTAAATGCTAATATTACTAATACAATTAGTAAAAATACTGATTATTTATTAGTTGGTAGTAATGCTGGCAGTAAATTAGAAAATGCTAAAAAATTTAATGTTAAAATTTTAACAGTAGCAGAGTATGAGCAATTAAAAGAAGGAGTGTAA
- a CDS encoding amidase family protein — protein MKMTIEFLHQQLLQKKTSPIKIVRDAIAKAKKYEHYNGVVKLLEEEAMVIAKHLESMSIPEDNYLFAIPYAVKDNLATKNIVTSGGTKILENFVPTFDSKVVKDINDYQAVNIAKTTLDELGMGGTGLDSFTGFVYNPWNKNHITGGSSSGSAALVALGVIPFALASDTGDSIRKPASYTGIVGIKPTYGLISRYGLFPYAPSLDTVGVLANTVRDCAIVMDATVKFDANDLTSQQAKEKDYLQNLSADIKKYRLATIKSVNDGLRPLTGVLWSSVISKLKEQGLLIEDIDFPLDLLKALLPVYMVISFAEATSSQSNLTAINFGKRISKDDDSYQNIMIKSRSVLGKTVKRRYVIGTYALSQANQQELFLQAKKVRRKIVDHFEKIFTDYDGLLLPASGGDAPTIEKTINHKLELSDVNNLTNDALLLANFSGAPSITIPIGLINELPFGMIINCLPFADQKALNIAYGIEKIINFENSCHHRKEK, from the coding sequence ATGAAAATGACAATTGAATTTTTACATCAACAATTATTACAGAAGAAAACATCACCGATTAAAATTGTTCGTGATGCTATTGCTAAGGCAAAAAAATATGAACATTATAATGGTGTTGTTAAATTATTAGAAGAAGAAGCGATGGTCATTGCTAAACATTTGGAATCAATGTCGATTCCTGAAGATAATTATTTATTTGCTATACCTTATGCGGTTAAAGATAATTTAGCAACTAAGAATATTGTAACTAGTGGGGGAACAAAAATTTTGGAAAATTTTGTGCCTACATTTGATAGTAAAGTAGTTAAAGATATTAATGATTATCAAGCTGTTAATATTGCTAAAACAACGCTTGATGAATTAGGAATGGGTGGCACCGGTTTGGATAGTTTTACGGGTTTTGTTTATAATCCATGAAATAAAAATCATATTACGGGGGGTAGTTCATCAGGAAGTGCGGCGTTGGTTGCTTTGGGTGTTATTCCGTTTGCCTTGGCAAGTGATACGGGTGATTCGATTAGAAAACCAGCATCGTATACAGGGATTGTTGGTATTAAACCAACTTATGGGCTTATTTCTCGTTATGGGTTATTTCCCTATGCACCTTCTTTAGATACTGTTGGTGTACTTGCTAATACTGTTCGTGATTGTGCAATTGTTATGGATGCGACTGTTAAGTTTGATGCTAATGATTTGACTAGTCAGCAAGCAAAGGAAAAAGATTATTTGCAAAATCTTAGTGCTGATATTAAAAAATATCGTTTGGCAACAATTAAGTCGGTTAATGATGGTTTACGACCGTTAACTGGAGTTTTGTGGTCTTCGGTAATTAGTAAATTAAAAGAACAAGGTTTACTTATTGAGGATATTGATTTTCCCCTTGATTTATTAAAGGCATTATTACCGGTTTATATGGTTATTTCTTTTGCGGAAGCTACTAGTTCGCAAAGTAATTTAACAGCAATTAATTTTGGGAAACGAATTAGTAAAGATGATGATTCTTATCAAAATATTATGATTAAAAGTCGTAGTGTATTGGGAAAGACAGTTAAAAGAAGATATGTTATTGGGACATATGCTTTGTCACAAGCAAATCAACAGGAATTATTTTTACAAGCAAAAAAGGTGCGACGAAAAATTGTTGATCATTTTGAAAAAATTTTTACTGATTATGATGGACTATTATTGCCAGCATCTGGTGGTGATGCTCCGACAATTGAGAAAACTATTAATCATAAATTAGAGTTAAGTGATGTTAATAACTTAACAAATGATGCGTTGTTATTAGCTAATTTTTCGGGTGCACCTTCAATTACAATTCCAATTGGTTTAATAAATGAATTGCCATTTGGAATGATAATTAATTGTTTACCATTTGCTGATCAAAAGGCGTTAAATATTGCTTATGGAATTGAAAAAATTATTAACTTTGAAAATTCTTGTCATCATCGAAAGGAAAAATAA
- a CDS encoding Asp-tRNA(Asn)/Glu-tRNA(Gln) amidotransferase subunit GatC — protein sequence MENITSELLREITNNLMLELEEEEYKLLAEEFYIILEQMKLVQTIDVEGYEPMHYPFLNSQHLLREDDNVMINEQSIVLQNAWEVKDDYIVINRVVE from the coding sequence GTGGAAAATATTACTTCGGAATTATTACGAGAAATTACTAATAATTTAATGCTAGAGTTAGAAGAAGAAGAGTATAAATTATTAGCAGAAGAGTTTTATATTATCTTAGAACAAATGAAGTTAGTACAGACAATTGATGTGGAAGGTTATGAACCAATGCATTATCCATTTTTAAATTCACAACATTTATTACGCGAAGATGATAATGTAATGATTAATGAACAATCAATTGTTTTACAAAATGCGTGAGAAGTAAAAGATGATTATATTGTTATTAATAGGGTGGTTGAATAA